Within the Limnothrix sp. FACHB-406 genome, the region TCCTCGTCGCCTTCTTCGCCGTCGTAGTCTACTGAGACGCTGATTTCTTCGTCCTCTTCCTCTGAGTAGTCATAATCACTCTCATCGTCCTCAGAGTTGTAGTCACTGGCAAATTCTTCGTCATCTTCGCTGTCAATACCAGCCGAAAAATCTAGATCCGAAACTTGCTGAATTGCCCAGCAATCGAAACACAAATCCGTGTTGGCCATGTAGTCATAGGGGATATAGCAATAGCCTTGATCACCCCAATCCGATCCCCAAGAATTGCGTACAATAAAGGCTTCATTGCGATCGGAATAACCCACACAGAGCATGGCGTGGGCCCCGTGGGTTTCGCGAACTTGTTCATTGCGGCTGGGCAACGGAACGCGGCCGCCTTTTCCCGCTTGATTAAAAGAATCGTAGAGAATCAAGCCAAAGGCAAAGGGATAACCCTCTGCTAAACAACCTTTCATGGCTGCTAAATCAATGGGAATTTCACGGGCTTCATCCACCAAAAAGTTCTGTGCTTCCTCGTAAGCTTCGGGGGAAGGTTCCGTGTCAAAGTCTTCAGGAACATAGGGCCAGGTTTCTTCGGTGCAAGCGCCAACT harbors:
- a CDS encoding C1 family peptidase, producing MAKIGYLVNRRSGKKIRVGACVKSTSKPPRFSLFQSKLGADQLPSRVDLRQYMTPVEDQSTVGSCTANAIAGAYEYLAQRAHGEAGDISRLFIYYNTRRAEGTVGDGGSSISGSIQVLEEVGACTEETWPYVPEDFDTEPSPEAYEEAQNFLVDEAREIPIDLAAMKGCLAEGYPFAFGLILYDSFNQAGKGGRVPLPSRNEQVRETHGAHAMLCVGYSDRNEAFIVRNSWGSDWGDQGYCYIPYDYMANTDLCFDCWAIQQVSDLDFSAGIDSEDDEEFASDYNSEDDESDYDYSEEEDEEISVSVDYDGEEGDEDEDYEDSEEEEEEDYDEEEEYDEEEVEEDYEEEEEEEDYDEEEEEEDYDEEEEEEE